One Kineococcus aurantiacus genomic window carries:
- a CDS encoding beta-propeller fold lactonase family protein — MDAHVLAVGSYTAATGGRGPGIALVERDPATGRLGAVGSVADCPSPSFLLAGDDGTVHAAHELDEGFVSSRRRGPGGWELLGEAPSGGPSPCHLSLVPGFLVVANYGGGVGVVELSGGAVGRLRQTLQGNGSGPDTERQEASHPHSTRRVGPHLAVFDLGTDEVRVHGVGADGLTPDPLQTLALAPGTGPRHAAAVGDRLFVAGELDATLTSLAVRDGLLADPVVAPATAVPPAQRTYPSEVCPAPWGLVVANRRAEVLTVHEVVDGVARPVRDIAIGAVNPRHVVAIGRHLYVAAQDSDQVVHLALDDDLRVVDRSVAETGSPTCVLPL, encoded by the coding sequence GTGGACGCACACGTGCTGGCCGTCGGTTCCTACACCGCCGCGACGGGGGGCCGCGGGCCCGGGATCGCGCTCGTCGAGCGGGACCCCGCGACGGGCCGCCTCGGCGCCGTCGGGTCCGTCGCCGACTGCCCCTCCCCGTCGTTCCTGCTGGCCGGGGACGACGGCACCGTCCACGCCGCCCACGAGCTCGACGAGGGTTTCGTCTCCTCCCGCCGCCGCGGCCCCGGCGGCTGGGAACTGCTCGGCGAGGCGCCCAGCGGGGGGCCGTCCCCGTGCCACCTCTCCCTCGTCCCCGGTTTCCTCGTCGTCGCGAACTACGGCGGCGGCGTCGGGGTCGTCGAACTGTCCGGGGGAGCGGTGGGTCGGTTGCGGCAGACGTTGCAGGGCAACGGGTCGGGCCCGGACACCGAACGGCAGGAGGCCTCCCACCCGCACTCGACGCGGCGCGTCGGTCCCCACCTGGCCGTGTTCGACCTCGGCACCGACGAGGTCCGCGTCCACGGCGTCGGTGCCGACGGGCTGACCCCCGACCCCCTGCAGACGCTGGCGCTCGCCCCGGGGACCGGCCCCCGGCACGCCGCCGCGGTCGGGGACCGGTTGTTCGTCGCGGGTGAGCTGGACGCGACGCTCACCTCCCTCGCCGTCCGGGACGGCCTGCTCGCCGACCCGGTGGTGGCCCCCGCGACCGCCGTCCCGCCGGCGCAGCGCACCTACCCCTCGGAGGTGTGCCCGGCCCCGTGGGGCCTGGTCGTGGCGAACCGCCGGGCCGAGGTGCTCACCGTGCACGAGGTCGTGGACGGTGTCGCCCGTCCCGTGCGGGACATCGCGATCGGAGCGGTGAACCCCCGGCACGTCGTGGCGATCGGCCGGCACCTGTACGTCGCCGCGCAGGACTCCGACCAGGTCGTCCACCTCGCCCTCGACGACGACCTGCGGGTCGTCGACCGGTCCGTGGCCGAGACCGGGTCGCCGACGTGCGTGCTGCCGCTGTGA
- a CDS encoding EAL domain-containing protein, with protein MEHPAQYRLIEQAPRQQVLLCVAVAVVATVSQVLHPTATVLASSPEGPIPTAVLIGRGSCRVVMFAAAAAVLTWRARVVGPESTVWRYFACAAWVATAAAACAGILDVLSLRGSSGATGGGGLVLGLGVLSACPLIYQGLVRWNRHGTPMSEPGDWLNGVGATFTLTAVGNLLLPALGSPIAQWPLWQEQLWLLRMSAEIVLLGSAATLLHLGGLIRDARAWALLLSFGLVVVIDLAAVHDAAAAAGNGRFSEVGWTVAITALAVAAVIRAAPPSSRPATTAAPTTGAFVVLLASIAVLAAAGLTSGHLHDDVVHAAAAAGALGAVSVSVRGMQLVRLLADLVASRHEALTDDLTGLANRRALDRALSDALSDHSSADRPVTLMLIDLDGFKEVNDRFGHAVGDELLRRAGALLERTSPPGAVCARLGGDEFAIVVPATPTQTSHQAARELFTTLAEATSAPVIVEGRRLLARASVGIATTTTGDTPEQLLRHADAAMYRAKTAGGAGLAAHDAAAARADEQRGQLVEELKVLLHSPDAADDLDAGRVVVHYQPQLDADGQVAGVEALVRWDNPRLGLLTPDRFLDLVEDYALMPGLTTEVMWQAAEQAVRWTQQGHRLRMSVNLSASCLDHPGLLLLVDEVLTRTGLTPTDLVLEVTETSLMANPQASIARLHDLAARGVDISIDDYGSGYSSLAYLHDLPATELKLDRSLTAQVTTNPRTADIVAGTVALAHRLGLRVIAEGVEDVTMLTTLHALGCDETQGYLHARPMTADDCRAWLDATGPARTTATATAAAPATATTGATVTATRTSTP; from the coding sequence GTGGAGCATCCCGCGCAGTACCGCCTGATCGAGCAGGCACCTCGGCAGCAGGTGCTGCTGTGCGTGGCCGTAGCGGTCGTCGCCACCGTCAGCCAGGTGCTCCACCCGACTGCGACGGTGCTGGCGTCCTCCCCCGAGGGGCCGATCCCCACGGCCGTGTTGATCGGACGCGGGTCGTGCCGGGTCGTGATGTTCGCGGCTGCGGCGGCGGTGCTGACCTGGCGGGCCCGGGTGGTGGGGCCGGAGAGCACGGTGTGGCGCTACTTCGCCTGCGCGGCCTGGGTGGCCACCGCCGCCGCCGCGTGCGCCGGGATCCTCGACGTCCTCTCGTTGAGGGGGTCGTCGGGGGCCACCGGCGGAGGCGGGCTGGTCCTGGGGCTGGGTGTCCTGAGCGCCTGCCCGCTCATCTACCAGGGGCTCGTGCGGTGGAACCGCCACGGAACGCCGATGTCCGAGCCCGGGGACTGGCTCAACGGGGTCGGCGCCACCTTCACCCTGACCGCCGTCGGCAACCTGCTCCTGCCTGCGCTCGGCTCCCCGATCGCGCAGTGGCCCCTGTGGCAGGAGCAGTTGTGGCTGCTGCGGATGTCAGCCGAGATCGTGCTGCTGGGCAGCGCCGCCACGCTCCTGCACCTCGGCGGCCTGATCCGGGACGCGCGGGCGTGGGCGTTGCTGCTGTCCTTCGGCCTCGTCGTGGTCATCGACCTGGCCGCCGTGCACGACGCGGCCGCCGCGGCGGGCAACGGCCGGTTCTCCGAAGTGGGCTGGACCGTGGCCATCACGGCCCTGGCCGTGGCCGCCGTGATCCGCGCCGCCCCTCCTTCGTCGCGGCCGGCTACCACCGCGGCCCCCACCACCGGCGCGTTCGTCGTCCTGCTGGCCTCCATCGCCGTGCTCGCAGCCGCCGGGCTCACCAGCGGTCACCTCCACGACGACGTCGTGCACGCGGCCGCCGCGGCCGGCGCCCTGGGCGCGGTGAGCGTCTCGGTGCGCGGGATGCAGCTGGTCCGTCTCCTCGCCGACCTGGTCGCCAGCCGCCACGAGGCCCTCACCGACGACCTCACCGGGTTGGCCAACCGCCGCGCTCTCGACCGCGCTCTCAGCGATGCCCTCAGCGACCACTCCAGCGCCGATCGACCCGTCACGTTGATGCTCATCGACCTCGACGGCTTCAAGGAGGTCAACGACCGCTTCGGGCACGCGGTCGGTGACGAGTTGCTGCGCCGCGCTGGAGCGCTGCTGGAACGGACCAGCCCACCAGGAGCGGTCTGCGCCCGCCTCGGCGGTGACGAGTTCGCCATCGTGGTCCCGGCCACCCCCACGCAGACCTCCCACCAGGCGGCACGGGAACTGTTCACCACCCTGGCCGAGGCGACCTCGGCGCCAGTCATCGTCGAAGGCCGGCGTCTGCTGGCCCGCGCCAGCGTGGGCATCGCCACCACCACCACCGGTGACACCCCCGAGCAGCTGCTGCGCCACGCCGATGCGGCCATGTACCGGGCCAAGACCGCCGGCGGCGCCGGGCTCGCCGCACACGACGCCGCCGCCGCCCGGGCCGATGAGCAGCGGGGGCAGCTGGTCGAGGAGCTGAAGGTCCTGCTGCACTCCCCCGACGCCGCCGACGACCTCGACGCCGGCCGCGTCGTGGTGCACTACCAACCGCAGCTGGACGCAGACGGGCAGGTCGCCGGGGTCGAAGCCCTCGTCCGCTGGGACAACCCACGCCTGGGCCTGCTCACCCCCGACCGCTTCCTCGACCTCGTCGAGGACTACGCCCTCATGCCCGGGCTCACCACCGAGGTGATGTGGCAGGCCGCCGAGCAGGCGGTGCGCTGGACGCAGCAGGGGCACCGGTTGCGGATGTCGGTCAACCTGTCCGCCTCGTGCCTGGACCACCCCGGGCTCCTGCTCCTGGTCGACGAGGTGCTCACCCGGACCGGACTCACCCCCACCGACCTGGTCCTGGAGGTCACCGAGACCTCCCTCATGGCCAACCCGCAGGCCTCCATCGCCCGGCTGCACGACCTGGCCGCGCGCGGGGTGGACATCAGCATCGACGACTACGGCAGCGGCTACTCCTCCCTGGCCTACCTGCACGACCTTCCGGCCACCGAACTCAAGCTGGACCGCTCCCTCACCGCGCAGGTCACCACCAATCCCCGCACCGCCGACATCGTCGCCGGTACCGTCGCTCTGGCCCACCGCCTGGGCCTGCGCGTCATCGCCGAGGGGGTGGAGGACGTCACGATGCTCACCACCTTGCACGCCCTCGGCTGCGACGAGACCCAGGGCTACCTGCACGCCCGACCCATGACCGCCGACGACTGCCGAGCCTGGCTGGACGCCACCGGACCCGCCCGCACGACCGCGACCGCCACCGCGGCCGCTCCGGCCACCGCGACCACCGGCGCGACCGTGACGGCCACCAGGACGTCGACCCCCTGA
- a CDS encoding peptidase → MNTQHRKVLTAAGVTAAVLLGGAGVATAAGPVTGTGTGSGAAGVLAATTIHFAHGATSASVSGTVGPGQDDRYVFDARAGQTAHLHLARSTSAQTWTLVGPTGPAVHDAHSPRQSDVTYRLPETGRYYVDIVSTRPSSYRLDLTIPTTTKPDTGGAVVTEATKITFAPGRTRATVTATVGPQDRAAYTFAATTGQQARIQIQGSPTGTFTLTAPDGSPLHTGHSQNQSDVTLTLPMSGSYRIDLADDVRTGTQQLTLSIPRN, encoded by the coding sequence GTGAACACCCAGCACCGCAAGGTCCTCACCGCCGCCGGCGTGACCGCCGCCGTCCTGCTCGGCGGAGCCGGCGTGGCCACCGCCGCCGGACCGGTCACCGGCACCGGCACCGGCTCCGGAGCCGCCGGCGTCCTGGCCGCCACCACCATCCACTTCGCCCACGGCGCCACCAGCGCCTCGGTCAGCGGCACGGTCGGCCCCGGCCAGGACGACCGCTACGTCTTCGACGCCCGCGCCGGGCAGACCGCCCACCTCCACCTGGCCCGCTCCACCAGCGCCCAGACCTGGACCCTGGTCGGACCCACCGGCCCGGCCGTCCACGACGCCCACAGCCCCCGCCAGTCCGACGTCACCTACCGCCTGCCCGAAACCGGGCGGTACTACGTCGACATCGTCTCGACCCGCCCCTCCAGCTACCGCCTGGACCTGACCATCCCCACCACCACCAAGCCGGACACCGGTGGGGCGGTGGTGACCGAGGCCACGAAGATCACCTTCGCGCCCGGGCGCACCCGCGCCACCGTCACCGCCACGGTCGGCCCCCAGGACCGCGCGGCGTACACCTTCGCCGCGACCACGGGCCAGCAGGCCCGGATCCAGATCCAGGGTTCCCCGACGGGCACGTTCACGCTCACCGCCCCCGACGGGTCCCCGCTGCACACCGGCCACAGCCAGAACCAGTCCGACGTCACCCTCACCCTGCCGATGAGCGGGTCGTACCGGATCGACCTGGCCGACGACGTGCGCACCGGGACCCAGCAACTCACGCTGAGCATCCCCCGGAACTGA